A genome region from Arachidicoccus soli includes the following:
- a CDS encoding BaiN/RdsA family NAD(P)/FAD-dependent oxidoreductase, whose protein sequence is MQHFKEEKTLIVIGGGAAGFFCAVNAARLAPNLKVIILEKSSKVLSKVKVSGGGRCNVTHHCFDINELIKKYPRGKNFLKKELFQFTPKDTIEWFESRGVALKAEPDGRMFPVSNSSQSIIDCLLQEATKYKVHLRMNSHVQQFVKNEDKWILDLGDEKLQADFVCVACGGFPKLQQFDWLQNLQHQIESPVPSLFTFNIPNNSVTTLMGVSVQRAQVKVLGTKLNEEGPIMITHWGMSGPGVLRLSAWGARILAEKHYHYKTHINWLPDLKEHALREEWHSIRNKYAAQKMNDKNPFELPKRLWQYFLEKAEISLEMFWSKLPAKQQNKLIQILVADEYEVQGKTTFKEEFVTCGGITLNEIEAQTMRSKLHENLFFAGEIMDVDGITGGFNFQHAWASGWIAAKNISFNNKF, encoded by the coding sequence GTGCAACATTTCAAAGAAGAGAAAACCTTAATTGTCATTGGTGGTGGAGCAGCCGGATTTTTTTGTGCAGTAAACGCTGCGAGACTTGCACCTAATTTGAAAGTTATTATTCTTGAAAAGTCATCAAAAGTTTTATCAAAAGTGAAAGTGAGTGGTGGCGGACGTTGCAATGTTACTCACCACTGTTTTGATATAAATGAGTTGATTAAAAAGTACCCTAGAGGAAAGAATTTTCTTAAAAAGGAATTATTTCAGTTTACTCCAAAAGATACAATTGAATGGTTCGAATCGCGTGGCGTAGCATTGAAGGCCGAACCTGATGGCAGGATGTTTCCTGTAAGTAATTCTTCACAAAGCATTATTGATTGCTTGTTACAGGAAGCGACAAAATATAAAGTGCATCTTCGTATGAACAGTCATGTTCAACAGTTCGTCAAAAATGAAGATAAATGGATTCTTGATTTAGGTGATGAAAAGTTGCAAGCAGATTTTGTTTGTGTGGCTTGTGGCGGTTTTCCTAAACTGCAACAATTTGACTGGCTTCAAAACTTACAACACCAAATTGAATCACCCGTTCCATCTTTATTTACTTTTAATATTCCAAATAATTCTGTTACAACCTTGATGGGCGTGAGTGTTCAGCGTGCGCAAGTAAAAGTTTTGGGAACAAAACTAAATGAAGAAGGCCCAATAATGATTACGCATTGGGGTATGAGTGGCCCAGGGGTGTTGCGTTTATCTGCTTGGGGTGCAAGGATTTTGGCAGAGAAACATTATCATTATAAAACACATATAAATTGGCTGCCAGATTTAAAAGAACATGCCTTGCGTGAGGAATGGCATTCAATTAGAAATAAATATGCTGCACAGAAAATGAACGATAAAAACCCATTTGAATTACCGAAACGATTGTGGCAATATTTTCTAGAAAAAGCAGAAATCTCGTTAGAAATGTTTTGGTCCAAACTGCCTGCTAAACAACAGAATAAACTGATACAGATTTTAGTTGCAGATGAATATGAAGTGCAAGGCAAGACAACGTTTAAAGAAGAGTTTGTAACCTGTGGCGGGATAACCTTAAATGAAATAGAGGCGCAAACCATGCGAAGTAAACTGCACGAAAACCTATTTTTTGCCGGAGAAATTATGGATGTAGATGGCATTACCGGGGGCTTTAATTTTCAACATGCCTGGGCTAGTGGTTGGATCGCAGCGAAAAATATCTCGTTCAATAACAAATTTTAA
- the secY gene encoding preprotein translocase subunit SecY: MKKLIQTIKNIWSIDELREKITFTLLLIFIFRFGAHVVLPGIDPNKIQAAAQQTQNNGLLGMFDAFAGGAFSQAGILALGVMPYISASIFMQLMTVLVPQLQKIQKEGKSGQTKINQWTRYLTVLVTAFQAVAYISLLNSPTYAVALIPSYQPYFFVSTLFVLTSGSLFVMWLGEKIQDKGLGNGISIIIMIGILSRLPESLIQEFQSKQVKGGGGLLIFLIEIAFYILINLALVMLVEGVRKVPVIYAKQLVGNKQVGGARQFLPLKVNAAGVMPIIFAQAIMFLPTLVSFTSLDKGGTIARIFGDHTNVWYMVIYGGMTVAFTFLYTALIFNPKEMSEDLKRNNGFIPGVQPGKPTADYIGSIMDRITFPGAIALAIAGILPGFAQMLGVQQSFSYFFGGTSLLIMVAVILDTLQQIETHLLMRQYDGLMSGGARVHGRSKVKSGI; encoded by the coding sequence ATGAAAAAATTGATTCAGACCATTAAAAATATTTGGAGCATTGATGAGTTACGGGAAAAAATTACGTTTACTCTTTTATTAATCTTCATCTTCCGTTTTGGCGCACACGTAGTTTTACCGGGTATTGATCCTAATAAAATTCAAGCTGCAGCGCAACAAACACAGAACAATGGTTTATTAGGTATGTTTGATGCTTTTGCAGGCGGCGCGTTTTCACAAGCTGGTATTTTGGCATTGGGTGTAATGCCTTATATTTCTGCTTCTATCTTTATGCAATTAATGACGGTATTAGTGCCGCAATTGCAAAAAATTCAAAAAGAAGGTAAAAGCGGCCAAACTAAAATCAATCAATGGACCCGTTATTTGACTGTATTGGTTACAGCTTTCCAGGCAGTAGCTTATATTTCTTTGTTGAATAGTCCTACTTATGCCGTGGCATTGATTCCTTCTTATCAACCATATTTCTTTGTTTCTACATTATTCGTATTGACTTCGGGCTCTTTGTTTGTAATGTGGTTAGGTGAAAAAATACAAGACAAAGGCTTGGGCAATGGTATTTCTATCATCATCATGATTGGTATCTTATCTCGCCTTCCTGAATCTCTCATTCAAGAGTTCCAATCTAAGCAAGTAAAAGGAGGTGGCGGATTGCTTATATTCTTAATTGAAATAGCATTCTACATTTTGATAAATTTGGCATTGGTAATGTTGGTTGAAGGTGTTAGAAAAGTTCCTGTGATTTATGCGAAACAATTAGTGGGCAATAAACAAGTAGGAGGCGCCCGTCAGTTTTTACCTTTAAAAGTGAATGCTGCTGGTGTAATGCCAATCATCTTTGCACAAGCAATTATGTTTTTACCTACTTTAGTTTCTTTCACAAGTTTGGATAAAGGTGGTACTATCGCAAGAATTTTTGGCGACCATACCAATGTTTGGTATATGGTAATATATGGTGGAATGACCGTAGCCTTTACCTTCCTTTATACAGCTTTAATCTTCAATCCTAAAGAAATGAGTGAAGATTTAAAAAGAAACAATGGATTTATCCCGGGTGTGCAGCCTGGAAAACCTACAGCAGATTATATTGGTTCTATAATGGATCGTATTACTTTCCCTGGAGCCATCGCTTTAGCAATTGCGGGTATCTTGCCTGGATTTGCACAAATGTTGGGCGTACAACAAAGTTTCAGTTATTTCTTCGGAGGAACTTCATTGTTGATTATGGTTGCTGTAATCTTAGATACTTTACAACAAATAGAAACGCACTTACTAATGCGACAATATGATGGATTGATGAGCGGCGGCGCTCGCGTTCACGGTCGTAGCAAAGTAAAGTCTGGCATATAA
- the rplO gene encoding 50S ribosomal protein L15, whose translation MKLHNLKPAEGAVHKQKRLGRGEASGKGGTSTKGNKGQQSRAGYQLKLAHEGGQMPIQRRVPKRGFKNPNHITFKVFNLAQVEALIEKYELKEFTLENLYINGLVSRTDKVKILGNGDLTKKLNFKVHAVSAKAKTAIESAGGTVEVLN comes from the coding sequence ATGAAATTACACAATTTAAAGCCTGCAGAAGGCGCTGTACACAAACAAAAACGTCTTGGACGTGGTGAAGCATCCGGTAAAGGTGGTACTTCTACAAAAGGTAATAAAGGTCAACAAAGCCGCGCCGGTTATCAATTGAAATTGGCACACGAAGGTGGTCAAATGCCTATTCAACGCAGAGTTCCAAAACGTGGATTTAAGAATCCAAACCATATTACTTTTAAAGTATTTAACTTGGCTCAGGTAGAGGCATTGATTGAAAAATACGAATTAAAAGAATTTACTTTAGAAAATTTATATATCAACGGTCTAGTCTCAAGAACTGATAAAGTGAAGATTTTGGGTAACGGTGACTTAACGAAAAAATTAAACTTTAAAGTACACGCAGTAAGCGCCAAAGCCAAAACAGCCATTGAATCGGCTGGCGGTACGGTAGAAGTTTTAAATTAA
- the map gene encoding type I methionyl aminopeptidase has product MIFLKTDEEVEIMRQNATTISRILAEMAKILKPGMTTLSIDHMCKQMILDEGGIPTFYNYHGYPHNICASVNEVVVHGFPNKTELKEGDIISLDLGITKNGYVGEHAYTFVLGESTKENLQLVKVTKESLYKGIEKAVVGNRIGDIAYAIQDYTEGKHGYGVVRELVGHGLGKTMHEDPNVPNYGRRGTGMQMKENLTIAIEPMINLGKKNVYTESDGWTVKTKDGKPSVHFEHNVCVKKNKALILSDFSIIEAAEKTNANLNTSYEAL; this is encoded by the coding sequence ATGATTTTTTTAAAGACAGATGAAGAAGTAGAAATTATGCGTCAAAATGCTACGACGATTAGTCGTATTTTGGCAGAGATGGCAAAAATATTAAAGCCGGGTATGACTACTTTATCAATAGATCACATGTGTAAACAAATGATTTTAGATGAAGGCGGTATTCCAACTTTTTATAATTATCATGGCTATCCGCACAATATTTGTGCATCTGTAAATGAAGTTGTTGTTCATGGATTTCCTAATAAAACAGAATTAAAGGAGGGCGATATTATCTCGCTTGATTTGGGTATTACCAAAAATGGATATGTAGGTGAGCACGCTTATACTTTTGTGCTTGGGGAATCAACTAAAGAAAATTTGCAATTGGTAAAAGTTACCAAAGAATCTTTATACAAGGGTATTGAAAAAGCTGTTGTCGGAAACCGAATTGGTGATATTGCATATGCCATTCAAGATTATACTGAAGGAAAGCATGGATATGGCGTAGTGCGTGAATTAGTTGGCCATGGTCTAGGAAAAACTATGCATGAAGACCCTAATGTGCCGAATTATGGCAGACGCGGTACTGGTATGCAAATGAAAGAGAATTTGACGATTGCAATTGAGCCGATGATTAATTTAGGCAAAAAAAATGTTTATACTGAAAGTGATGGCTGGACGGTAAAAACCAAAGATGGTAAGCCCTCTGTACATTTTGAACACAATGTATGTGTGAAGAAAAATAAGGCTTTGATACTTTCTGATTTTTCTATTATTGAAGCTGCAGAGAAAACAAATGCGAATCTGAATACTTCTTACGAAGCGTTGTAA
- the rpmD gene encoding 50S ribosomal protein L30, which produces MAKIKVTQIKSSIDRPERQKLTLKALGLNKLNASKEVEATPQIEGMVRKVSHLVKVETV; this is translated from the coding sequence ATGGCAAAAATTAAAGTAACACAAATTAAGAGTTCAATTGATAGGCCTGAGCGTCAAAAATTGACTTTGAAAGCTTTAGGATTGAATAAACTAAATGCTTCAAAAGAAGTAGAAGCTACTCCACAAATTGAAGGAATGGTGAGAAAAGTAAGCCATCTGGTAAAGGTGGAAACTGTTTAA